From a region of the Phaseolus vulgaris cultivar G19833 chromosome 6, P. vulgaris v2.0, whole genome shotgun sequence genome:
- the LOC137832822 gene encoding serine decarboxylase 1 yields MVGSVHGLNEDLRINGAVEPLPEDFDATSLVMDPVPPAVVDNGNEEVQVYKEKEKRLIVLGRNIHTMSLEVTEPDADDDITGDREAHIASVLARYKRALTERTKHHLGYPYNLDFDYGALSQLQHFSINNLGDPFIESNYGVHSRQFEVGVLDWFARLWELEKNEYWGYITNCGTEGNLHGILVGREVFPNGILYASRESHYSVFKAARMYRMECVKIDTLWSGEIDCDDFKAKLLRNQDKPAIVNVNIGTTVKGAVDDLDLVIKKLEEAGFSQDRFYIHCDGALFGLMMPFVKRAPKVTFKKPIGSVSVSGHKFVGCPMPCGVQITRLDYVNALSRDVEYLASRDATIMGSRNGHAPIFLWYTLNRKGYRGFQKEVQKCLRNAHYFKDRLVEAGIGAMLNELSSTVVFERPHDEEFIRRWQLACKGNIAHVVVMPNITIEKLDDFLNELLEKRTTWFQDGKDQPYCISADVGEKNCLCALHK; encoded by the exons ATGGTTGGGAGTGTTCACGGTTTAAATGAGGATTTGAGAATCAACGGAGCAGTCGAACCGTTGCCTGAGGATTTTGACGCAACATCTTTAGTCATGGATCCTGTGCCTCCTGCAGTTGTAGACAACGGCAATGAAGAGGTGCAGGTCTATaaggaaaaagagaaaagaCTAATAGTTCTGGGAAGAAATATTCATACCATGTCTCTAGAAGTCACAGAGCCTGATGCAGATGACGACATTACTGGGGACCGGGAAGCTCATATCGCAAGTGTGTTGGCCAGATACAAAAGAGCTTTGACTGAAAGGACAAAACATCATTTAG GGTACCCCTATAATTTGGATTTCGATTATGGTGCACTCTCACAACTTCAGCATTTTTCTATAAATAACCTGGGAGATCCATTTATTGAAAGCAACTATGGTGTCCACTCCCGTCAATTTGAAGTTGGTGTTTTGGATTGGTTTGCTCGACTGTGGGAACTGGAAAAAAATGAGTATTGGGGCTATATAACAAACTGTGGTACAGAAGGAAATCTCCATGGCATCCTAGTTGG GAGAGAGGTTTTCCCAAATGGGATTTTGTACGCCTCACGAGAGTCACATTATTCTGTTTTTAAAGCTGCTCGAATGTACAGAATGGAGTGTGTGAAGATTGATACTCTTTGGTCTGGGGAGATTGATTGTGATGATTTCAAGGCCAAGCTTCTTCGTAATCAGGACAAGCCAGCAATTGTAAATGTGAACATAG GTACAACTGTGAAAGGAGCTGTGGAtgatcttgatctggttataaaGAAACTTGAAGAAGCTGGATTTTCGCAGGACAGATTCTACATCCACTGTGACGGGGCCTTGTTTGGTCTCATGATGCCTTTCGTGAAACGA GCTCCGAAAGTTACTTTTAAGAAGCCTATTGGCAGTGTCAGTGTTTCTGGCCACAAATTTGTAGGTTGTCCCATGCCTTGTGGTGTGCAGATAACAAGATTGGATTATGTTAATGCTCTTTCTAGGGATGTGGAATACCTTGCTTCTAGGGATGCCACGATCATGGGTAGTCGGAATGGCCATGCTCCCATATTCCTTTGGTATACCTTGAATCGGAAAGGATACAGAGGTTTCCAGAAAGAAGTACAGAAATGCTTGCGAAATGCACACTACTTCAAAGATCGCCTTGTTGAGGCTGGGATTGGTGCAATGCTTAATGAGCTGAGCAGCACAGTTGTGTTTGAGAGGCCACACGATGAGGAATTTATACGCAGGTGGCAGTTGGCATGCAAGGGGAATATTGCACATGTGGTGGTGATGCCAAACATCACTATTGAGAAGCTGGATGATTTTCTGAACGAGCTTCTGGAGAAGCGTACTACCTGGTTTCAAGATGGAAAGGATCAACCTTACTGTATATCGGCAGACGTAGGTGAAAAGAATTGCCTTTGTGCTTTGCACAAGTGA
- the LOC137832823 gene encoding cytochrome b-c1 complex subunit 6-1, mitochondrial-like: protein MADEEPVDQKRYLEDSCKPKCVKPLLEYQACIKRIHGDESGQKHCTGQYFDYWFCIDKCVAPRLFNKLK from the exons AT GGCCGACGAGGAACCTGTTGATCAGAAGCGATATCTTGAAGATTCTTGCAAACCAAAATGTGTAAAACCTTTACTGGAATACCAG GCGTGCATTAAGAGGATACATGGCGATGAATCCGGGCAGAAACACTGCACTGGACAATATTTTGATTATTGGTTTTGTATTGACAAATGT GTCGCGCCCAGGCTATTCAACAAACTGAAGTGA
- the LOC137832828 gene encoding cytochrome P450 71D10-like has product MAMEVHDANPFSVYSITSILFLLFILLKLLQKRGSNNSSTNLAPGPRTLPLIGNLHQFVGLLPHHCLKKFADKYGPIMHLKLGEVSNIIITSPEMAQEIMKTHDVNFCDRPNLVSSRTVSYNNTDIVFSPYGEYWRQVRKICTVELLTAKRVQSFRSIREEEVAELVKKIGESEGCVVNLSQSIYPMTYGITARAAFGKRRKYQGVFISKIEEQLELMGGFSVADLYPSSRVLEMMAKVKFEKIHREIDRVLQDIIDEHRQRHRSSSESEAVEDLVDVLLKYQQDNDSDTHLTDDNIKAVIRDIFIGGGETSSSVVEWGMSELIRNSGVMEKAQAEVRKVYGEKGYVDETELHQLIYLKCIIKETLRLHPPVPLLVPRESRERCQINGYEIPSKTRVIINAWAIGRNPEYWSEAQSFKPERFLDNSIDFKGTHFEFIPFGAGRRICPGITFGIPNVELPLAQLLYHFDWKLPNKMKNDELDMTESGGITLRRKNDLCLIPIIPQP; this is encoded by the exons ATGGCCATGGAGGTTCACGACGCCAACCCTTTCTCTGTTTACTCAATTACTTCCATTCTCTTCCTTCTCTTCATCTTACTCAAATTACTTCAAAAACGGGGTTCCAACAACTCATCCACCAATTTAGCTCCAGGACCTAGAACACTACCTCTCATAGGGAACTTACACCAGTTTGTAGGTTTGCTTCCTCATCACTGCTTGAAAAAATTTGCAGATAAGTATGGGCCAATAATGCACCTAAAACTAGGAGAGGTTTCCAACATCATAATCACCTCACCAGAGATGGCCCAAGAGATTATGAAAACACATGATGTTAATTTCTGTGACAGGCCCAACCTTGTATCGTCTAGAACAGTTTCTTACAACAATACTGACATAGTTTTCTCTCCATATGGGGAATATTGGAGGCAAGTGCGGAAGATATGCACGGTGGAGCTACTAACCGCAAAGCGCGTGCAATCTTTCCGGTCAATAAGGGAAGAGGAGGTGGCGGAACTGGTTAAGAAAATAGGTGAAAGTGAAGGGTGCGTTGTTAATCTCAGCCAGAGCATTTACCCCATGACCTACGGAATAACGGCACGTGCGGCTTTTGGTAAAAGGAGAAAGTATCAAGGAGTGTTCATTTCAAAGATCGAGGAGCAATTGGAGCTTATGGGAGGGTTTTCGGTGGCTGATCTCTATCCTTCTAGCAGAGTGCTTGAAATGATGGCGAAGGTGAAATTTGAGAAAATTCACAGAGAGATTGATAGGGTTTTGCAAGACATCATCGACGAACACAGACAGAGACATAGAAGCAGCAGCGAGTCGGAAGCAGTGGAAGATCTGGTTGATGTTCTTCTCAAGTATCAACAGGATAACGACTCGGATACTCACTTAACCGACGACAACATTAAAGCGGTCATCCGG GACATATTTATCGGTGGAGGAGAGACTTCATCTTCTGTAGTGGAATGGGGGATGTCAGAATTGATAAGAAACTCAGGAGTGATGGAAAAAGCACAAGCAGAGGTGAGAAAAGTGTATGGTGAGAAAGGATACGTGGATGAGACAGAATTACATCAGCTGATATACTTAAAGTGCATCATCAAAGAAACATTGAGGTTACACCCACCTGTACCATTGTTAGTTCCTAGGGAAAGTAGAGAAAGATGCCAAATCAATGGATATGAGATACCCTCTAAGACTAGAGTGATTATCAATGCTTGGGCAATTGGAAGGAATCCTGAGTATTGGAGTGAAGCTCAGAGTTTTAAACCTGAGAGGTTTCTTGATAACTCCATTGACTTCAAAGGTACACACTTTGAATTTATCCCATTTGGTGCTGGCAGAAGGATCTGCCCAGGCATTACTTTTGGTATCCCCAACGTTGAGTTGCCACTTGCCCAATTACTTTACCATTTTGATTGGAAGCTTCCCAACAAAATGAAGAATGATGAACTTGACATGACTGAGTCAGGTGGAATTACCCTTAGAAGAAAAAATGACCTCTGCTTGATTCCCATCATTCCTCAACCTTAA
- the LOC137832827 gene encoding cytochrome P450 71D10-like — translation MTMEVHDANPFSVYSITSILFLLFILFKSLQKWGSNNSSTNLAPGPRTLPLIGNLHQFVGLLPHHCLKNFADKYGPIMHLKLGEVSNIIITSPEMAQEIMKTHDVNFCDRPNLVSSRTVSYNNSNIVFSPYGEYWRQVRKICTVELLTTKRVQSFRSIREEEVAELVKKIGESEGCVVNLTQSIYPMTYGITARAAFGKKSRYQQVFISKIEEQLELIGGFSVADLYPSSRVLEMVAKVKFEKVHREVDRVLQDIIDEHRERHRSSSESEAEEDLVDVLLKYQQDNDSETRLTDDNIKAVIQDIFIGGGETSSSVVEWGMSELIRNPRVMEKAQAEVRRVYGEKGYVDETELHKMIYLKCIIKETLRLHPPVPLLVPRESRERCQINGYEIPSKTRVIINAWAIGRNHEYWSEAQSFKPERFLDNSIDFKGTHFEFIPFGAGRRICPGITFAIPNVELPLAQLLYHFDWKLPNKMKNDELDMTESGGITLRRKNDLCLIPIIPET, via the exons ATGACCATGGAGGTTCACGACGCCAACCCTTTCTCTGTTTACTCAATTACTTCCATTCTCTTCCTTCTCTTCATCTTATTCAAATCACTTCAGAAATGGGGTTCCAACAACTCATCCACCAATTTAGCTCCAGGACCTAGAACACTACCTCTCATAGGGAACTTACACCAGTTTGTAGGTTTGCTTCCTCATCACTGCTTGAAAAATTTTGCAGATAAGTATGGGCCAATAATGCACCTAAAACTAGGAGAGGTTTCCAACATCATAATCACCTCACCAGAGATGGCCCAAGAGATTATGAAAACACATGATGTTAATTTTTGTGACAGGCCCAACCTTGTATCGTCTAGAACAGTTTCTTACAACAATAGTAACATAGTCTTCTCTCCATATGGAGAATATTGGAGGCAAGTGCGAAAGATATGCACGGTGGAGCTACTTACCACAAAGCGCGTGCAATCTTTCCGGTCAATAAGGGAAGAGGAAGTGGCAGAACTGGTTAAGAAAATAGGTGAAAGTGAAGGGTGCGTTGTTAATCTCACCCAGAGCATTTACCCCATGACCTATGGAATAACGGCACGTGCGGCTTTTGGTAAAAAGAGCAGATATCAACAAGTGTTCATATCAAAGATTGAGGAGCAATTAGAGCTTATAGGAGGGTTTTCGGTGGCTGATCTCTATCCTTCTAGCAGAGTGCTTGAAATGGTGGCGAAGGTGAAATTTGAGAAAGTTCACAGAGAGGTTGACAGGGTTTTGCAAGACATCATCGACGAACACAGAGAGAGACATAGAAGCAGCAGCGAGTCGGAAGCAGAGGAAGATCTGGTTGATGTTCTTCTCAAGTATCAACAGGATAACGATTCCGAAACTCGCTTAACCGATGACAACATTAAAGCGGTCATCCAG GACATATTTATCGGTGGGGGAGAGACTTCATCTTCTGTAGTGGAATGGGGGATGTCAGAATTGATAAGAAACCCAAGAGTGATGGAAAAGGCACAAGCAGAGGTGAGAAGAGTGTATGGTGAGAAAGGATATGTGGATGAGACAGAATTACATAAAATGATATACTTAAAGTGCATCATCAAAGAAACATTGAGGTTACACCCACCTGTACCATTGTTAGTTCCTAGGGAAAGTAGAGAAAGATGCCAAATCAATGGATATGAGATACCCTCTAAGACTAGGGTAATTATCAATGCTTGGGCAATTGGAAGGAATCATGAGTATTGGAGTGAAGCTCAGAGTTTTAAACCTGAGAGGTTTCTTGATAACTCCATTGATTTCAAAGGTACACACTTTGAATTTATCCCATTTGGTGCTGGCAGAAGGATCTGCCCAGGCATTACTTTTGCCATCCCCAACGTTGAGTTGCCACTTGCTCAATTACTTTACCATTTTGATTGGAAGCTTCCCAACAAAATGAAGAATGATGAACTTGACATGACTGAGTCAGGTGGAATTACCCTTAGAAGAAAAAATGACCTTTGCTTGATTCCCATAATTCCTGAAACTTAA